From Aegilops tauschii subsp. strangulata cultivar AL8/78 chromosome 5, Aet v6.0, whole genome shotgun sequence:
CACGAAGGTAACCACATAAGCTCACCAAGAAATTCGGACGCAATTTTGATTTGATCTCTGCCACCATCCGCAGTCACGACGGCTTCCAGCAGAAGGTCCAGAACCAGAACTAATGCCAGCGACGTTGTTGACGATTTTGGTCATTGTGTTCGCCTACAACCCCAGCGGCCGCGGCAGCATCCTCTGCAACATCACCACGATCAGCATCATCGACATGCCATATGATGACTTCACGGGGATGGTTGAGGTCCACAGAGTGTACTCCCCAAAGATGCCTTTAAAATTCTCCGTTCCTCCGCAGACCTGGCACAGAGATAGGAGGTCAGTGAACATCACCGAGAAGAACGACAACGGCGTGCTGTCGTATCTCTTCGCAGAGCACCGACAGCAGGAGAAATTCCGCGTAATGGTGCAGGTGAACACCACCTACAAGGCACAGCATTCGGCGGCGAGCGTCAACGTCAGCCACTATTGCTGGCCGGTGTTCTTCGTCTACCTCTCTCCGTACGTCGACGGCGACCAGATCCCATGCAAGACGAGCCAAGAGATGGGTTACTCGTTCTCTTGGCAGCCGCTACCGGACGGCGCTGACGGGTGATACGTACTGATTAATTGCTTCCCTCTGCGGTGTGTGCTCAGGATTGCGTCATCTTTTATTTAGTTTTCCTGCTGTTCGTGGAGATCGCTTGTTCGCCTCCCCTTTCTTTTTCGGGATTGTTTGCCTGCTTTCAACTTCTCCGTGCGCCTTTTGGCCACCTTGTTCCAACAGTATACATCGGTAATTAAATTTGTATCCAAGAACAATTTATTACTACTGTAAGTCTGCAGGGTGCACCCCGCGTGGTGTTGTAATCAGGGAATTTAAATTTCGCTTCTGGATTCCTTTTGCCTTGACCGAGATTAGTGGCCATATTGCTATTCTATACGCATAAAACCTTTTTTTTTAATTGCATAAgggcagggaaatatttttcctAAGGTCTTTATTGGACCTAGTTTCCTGTAGAATAGTTGTGTGTTCAAAGGATTTGAAATGGACTGAATTTGAGCAATTTAAACTATGTTTAACTCTTGGGTTAAAAAtaaaagcagaaaagaaaaagaaaactccCAGTGAGTGCTAGCAAGGCCAGCCAGCAGCCTAGGCCAACTAGCCAACCCAGCGCGCGCGACCGTTTTCAAGAAAAAAACAAAGCGGTAGGCCACCATCTAGTTCGACCGTTTTCAACTAAGATTTTGTTACACATGCCACCTCCTAGGTTTTCCTCTAGTATATTGCATTGGTCCCCCTCCCTTCTCCCATCCCGCAGCCTCATCAACGACCAGAGGAGTGGGACCCATCCCTTAGTAGATTTTTGTTCTTTCATATCCTAGTTTTCCCTTAGGTTTTTCGTTCCCTAGCGGTATTGGCAAGGTGGTAGCGACCATTGTGTGTTCGAATAAGGTCTCTTGCATCTCTCCCTACTTCGAGCAAGTTGGATCCGACACTGGCGATGGGTCAGTGAGGGTATGTGCTGCCATATTTGTTGGCTCTCCTCGAATCTTTGCAGTTGGTCTGTCTATCACGGGAAGCAATTGGCTGGATTTTCGTGCGTCCAGTTCGACCTCTTCTCTCGG
This genomic window contains:
- the LOC109745898 gene encoding uncharacterized protein; amino-acid sequence: MAGDDGEHTRFPCLGWVRTSVAIVVTVLVLVLVVMAITDVGRPEKISLSSYGYVQTQQRWWNDSMTTTTGRTTTTKSRRLPAEGPEPELMPATLLTILVIVFAYNPSGRGSILCNITTISIIDMPYDDFTGMVEVHRVYSPKMPLKFSVPPQTWHRDRRSVNITEKNDNGVLSYLFAEHRQQEKFRVMVQVNTTYKAQHSAASVNVSHYCWPVFFVYLSPYVDGDQIPCKTSQEMGYSFSWQPLPDGADG